The Procambarus clarkii isolate CNS0578487 chromosome 39, FALCON_Pclarkii_2.0, whole genome shotgun sequence region gattagagcggttttacgtgtacatcttccatcggtaatataaacggaaaatcacgaacattttagttaattctaatgaaaacacattgacttttatcatttgtattggaaacaacattgtcatatgtcttttcttggatctaaataatacgaaacctcgctctatgatttgaagttaaaatcctcagatatggtaaaatagtgactttttcacgttaatcatgtagtttgatattacgtaaatatattcaattttaccaatatttcgatactatttcatgtagtatcacgatatctgatttggccttcaaatctcagaatgtcgcataatattgcattttaagcaagttttcttgcattttgtttcgtacgaaaaatcatcgaattaggcaatattttgccgttttccacgtttttgtgaattttcagtctatgggtattaattcattatatatacgataaaaatgatgcaaacacataattgattagataataaccttaaatacttcattttcaatcatctatttgtttctcgttaaaatactgagtaagatattgaaaaggggagaagttctgtttttattgcatatatcgacgtttcagccggaatagagcggttttcgtgtacatcttccatcggtaatataaacggaaaatcaggaacattttagttaattctaatgaaaacacattgatttttatcatttgtattggaaacaacattgtcatacgtcttttcttggatctaaataatacgaaacctcgctctatgatttgaagttaaaatcctcagatatggtaaaatagtgactttttcacgttaatcatgtagtttgatattacctaaatatattcaattttaccaatatttcgatactatttcatgtagtatcacgatatgtgatttggccttcaaatctcagaatgtcgcataatattgcattttaagcaagttgtcttgcattttgtttcgtacaaaaaaatcatcgaatttatcaatatttggacgtttatcatcctcttttcctttttgtgatttaaacaaaatattaccgaattaagcaatattttgccatttttccacgtttttgtgaattttcattttattgttattaattcattaaatatacgataaaaatgatgcaaacacataattgactagaaattaaccttaaatacttcattttcagtcaaccatttgtttctctttaaaatactgatattgaaaatgtgagaagttcagtttttattgcatataacgacgtttcagccggattagaacggttttacgtgtacatcttccatcggtaatataaacggaaaatcaggaatattttagttaattctaataaaaacacattggttttatcatttgtattggaaagaacatcatatgtcttcaacatcatatgaaaagacatatgtcatatgtcttttcttggatctaaataatacgaaacctcgctctatgatttgaagttaaaatcctcaaatatggtaaaatagtgacttatttcacgttttacatgtagtttcatattacgtaaatatattcatttttaccaatatttcgatactatttcatgtagtatcacgatatgtgatttagccttcaaatctcagaatgtcgcataatattgcattttaagcaagttttcttgcattttgtttcgtacgaaaaatcatcgaatttagcaatattttgacgtttatcatcccccttttcctctgtgatttaaacaaaatatcatcgaattaggcaatattttgccgtttttcacgtttttgtgaattttcagtttattgttattaattcattaaatatacgataaaaataatgcaaacacataattgattagaaattaaccttaaatacttcattttcaataaaccatttgtttctcgttaaaatactgtgtaagatattgaaaaagtgagaagttcagtttttattgcatatattgacgtttcagccggactagaacggttttacgtgtacatattccatcggtaatataaacggaaaatcaggaatattttagttaattctaatgaaaacacattggttttatcatttgtattggaaacaacatcatatgtcttcaacatcatatgaaaagacatgtcatatgtcttttcttggatctaaataatacgaaacctcgctctatgatttgaagttaaaatcctcaaatatggtaaaatagtaacttttttcactttttcatgtagtttgatattacgcaaatatattaatttttaccaatatttcgatactatttcatgtagtatcacgatatctgatttggccttcaaatctcagaatgtcgcataatattgcattttaagcaagttttcttgcattttgcttcgtacgaaaaatcatcgaatttaacaatattttgacgtttatcatccccttttcttctatgtgatttaaacaaaatatcatcgaattaggcaatattttgccgttttctacgtttttgtgaattttcagtttatgggtaataattcattatatatacgataaaaatgatgcaaacatataattgattagataataaccttaaatacttcattttcaatcaactatttgtttctcgttaaaatactgagtaagatattgaaaaggggagaagttctgtttttattgcatatatcgacgtttcagccggattagagcggttttacgtgtacatcttccatcggtaatataaacggaaaatcacgaacattttagttaattctaatgaaaacacattgacttttatcatttgtattggaaacaacattgtcatatgtctttttttggatctaaataatacgaaacctcgctctatgatttgaagttacaatcctcagatatggtaaaatagtgactttttcacgttaatcatatagtttgatattacgtaaatatattgaattttaccaatatttcgatactatttcatgtagtatcacgatatctgatttggccttcaaatctcagaatgtcgcataatattgcattttaagcaagttttcttgcattttgtttcgtacgaaaaatcatcgaattaggcaatattttgccgttttccacgtttttgtgaattttcagtctatgggtattaattcattatatatacgataaaaatgatgcaaacacataattgattagataataaccttaaatacttcattttcaatcatctatttgtttctcgttaaaatactgagtaagatattgaaaaggggagaagttctgtttttattgcatatatcgacgtttcagccggaatagagcggttttcgtgtacatcttccatcggtaatataaactgaaaatcaggaacattttagttaattctaatgaaaacacattgatttttatcatttgtattggaaacaacattgtcatatatcttttcttggatctaaataatacgaaacctcgctctatgatttgaagttaaaatcctcagatatggtaaaatagtgactttttcacgttaatcatgtagtttgatattacgtaaatatattcaattttaccaatatttcgatactatttcatgtagtatcacgatatgtgatttggccttcaaatctcagaatgtcgcataatattgcattttaagcaagttgtcttgcattttgtttcgtacaaaaaaatcatcgaatttatcaatatttggacgtttatcatccccttttcctttatgtgatttaaacaaaatattaccgaattaagcaatattttgccatttttccacgtttttgtgaattttcattttattgttattaattcattaaatatacgataaaaatgatgcaaacacataattgattagaaattaaccttaaatacttcattttcagtcaaccatttgtttctctttaaaatactgatattgaaaatgtgagaagttcagtttttattgcatataacgacgtttcagccggattagaacggttttacgtgtacatcttccatcggtaatataaacggaaaatcaggaatattttagttaattctaataaaaacacattggttttatcatttgtattggaaagaacatcatatatcttcaacatcatatgaaaagacatatgtcatatgtcttttcttggatctaaataatacgaaacctcgctctatgatttgaagttaatatcctgaaatatggtaaaatagtgacttatttcacgttttacatgtagtttcatattacgtaaatatattcatttttaccaatatttcgatactatttcatgtagtatcacgatatgtgatttagccttcaaatctcagaatgtcgcataatattgcattttaagcaagttttcttgcattttgtttcgtacgaaaaatcatcgaatttagcaatattttgacgtttatcatcccccttttcctctgtgatttaaacaaaatatcatcgaattaggcaatattttgccgtttttcacgtttttgtgaattttcagtttattgttattaattcattaaatatacgataaaaataatgcaaacacataattgattagaaattaaccttaaatacttcattttcaataaaccatttgtttctcgttaaaatactgtgtaagatattgaaaaagtgagaagttcagtttttattgcatatattgacgtttcagccggattagaacggttttacgtgtacatattccatcggtaatataaacggaaaatcaggaatattttagttaattctaatgaaaacacattggttttatcatttgtattggaaacaacatcatatgtcttcaacatcatatgaaaagacatgtcatatgtcttttcttggatctaaataatacgaaacctcgctctatgatttgaagttaaaatcctcaaatatggtaaaatagtgacttttttcactttttcgtgtagtttgatattacgcaaaNNNNNNNNNNNNNNNNNNNNNNNNNNNNNNNNNNNNNNNNNNNNNNNNNNNNNNNNNNNNNNNNNNNNNNNNNNNNNNNNNNNNNNNNNNNNNNNNNNNNNNNNNNNNNNNNNNNNNNNNNNNNNNNNNNNNNNNNNNNNNNNNNNNNNNNNNNNNNNNNNNNNNNNNNNNNNNNNNNNNNNNNNNNNNNNNNNNNNNNNNNNNNNNNNNNNNNNNNNNNNNNNNNNNNNNNNNNNNNNNNNNNNNNNNNNNNNNNNNNNNNNNNNNNNNNNNNNNNNNNNNNNNNNNNNNNNNNNNNNNNNNNNNNNNNNNNNNNNNNNNNNNNNNNNNNNNNNNNNNNNNNNNNNNNNNNNNNNNNNNNNNNNNNNNNNNNNNNNNNNNNNNNNNNNNNNNNNNNNNNNNNNNNNNNNNNNNNNNNNNNNNNNNNNNNNNNNNNNNNNNNNNNNNNNNNNNNNNNNNNNNNNNNNNNNNNNNNNNNNNNNNNNNNNNNNNNNNNNNNNCACGTGGGCTCCAGGCAACAAGTGGGCTCCAGGCAGGATGTGGGCTCTAGGGAGCATGTGAGCTGCACGCAGCATGTGGGCTCTAGGAAATATGTGGGCTTAAGGCAGCATGTGAGCTCTAGGGAgcatgtgggctcaaggagcaagtAGGCTCCAGGCAGCAAATGAGCTCTAGGCAGGATGTGGGCTCCAGGCTGCAAGTgagctccaggcagcatgtgggatctagggagcatgtgggctccaggccgCATGAGGGTTCCAGGCAGcaagtgggctccaggcagcaagtGGGCTCGAGACAGCAAGTGGGCTTCATGCAGCATATGGGCTTCATTCAGCAATTGGTCTCCAGGCAGCATTTGGGCTCCAGGCAGAAAGTGGCTTCAGGCACATTGTGGGCACCAGGCAGCAAATGGGCTTCATGCAGAATGTGGGCATCAGGCAACATGTGTGCTCCatgcagcatgtgggctccaggcagcatttGGGCTCCACGCAGCATGTGGGTTCCAGGCAGCATGTGAGATGCAGGCTGCAAGTgtgctccaggcagcatgtgggctcttgGCAGCAAGTAGGCTCCATGCAGCATGTTGGCTCCAGGGAGCATGTGGGCTCCATACAGCATGTAGGCTTCACGCAACATGTGGGCTCCACACAGCATAaggctccaggcagcatgtagGCTTCGGTAAGCATGTGGGTTCCTGGCAGCATATGAGCTCCAGGCAGCAtttgggctccaggcagcatgtggattccaggcagcatgtgggatCCAGGCTGCAAGTGGGCTCCAGGCaccatgtgggctccaggcagcatgcggtctccaggcagcatgtgggctccaggcaccAAATGAGCTTCAGGCAGCATGTGGACTCCAGGCACCTAGTGGGCTTCAGTCAGAATGTGGGCTTCCGACAGAATTTGGGCTGCAGGCAGTATGTGGGCTTCAGGCGGcaagtgggctccaggcagcatgtgtgCGTCAGGCACATCGTGAGCTCCTCGacgcatgtgggctccaggcagcatgaGGGCTCCAGGCAGCAATTGAGCTTCAGGCAGCATGTGTACTCCAGGCAGCTAGTGGGCTTCAGACAGAATGTGGGCTCCAAACAACAAGTGTGCTTCAGGCAGCAAGTGGGCTTAAGGCAGCATGAGGGCTTCAGGCAGAATTTGGGCTCCAGGCCGGATGTGGGCATAGGCAGATTGTGGGTTCCAAGCAGCAAGTGTGCTCCAGGCAGTAGGTGGGCTTCAGGCAGCATGTAGGCTTCAGGCAGAATTTGGGGTCCAGGCAGTATGTGGGCTCCAGGCAAAATGTGAGCTCCAGGAAGCAAGAGGGCTTCTGGCAGCATGttggctccaggcagcatgtgggctctagGCAGCATGTAGGCTCGAGGCAGCATGTAGGCTCCAGGTAGcaagtgggctccaggcagcatgtgggctccaggctaCATTTAGGCTATAGGAAGCATGTGGGCTCCAAGCAGCACGAGGGTTCCAAGCAGCATGTGGACTCCAGGCaacatgtgggctccaggcagcatgtgaaCTCCAGGCAACATGTGGGCTCTAGACAGTATGTGGGCtctggcagcatgtgggctccagacAGCATGTGGACTCTGGCAGCATGTCGGCTCTGGCAGAATGTGGGCTCAGCAGCATTTCGGTTCAGCAGCATGTGGGCTTCAGGCACATTGTGGGCTAAAGCCAGAAGAAGGGCTCCAGGCAGCGTGTGGGCTCCAGCTGGCAGCAAGTGGGCTCCACGCAGCATGTGGCCTCCAGGCAGCCTGTGGGGTCCAGGCAGCCTGTGGGGTCCAGGCAGCCTGTGggtccaggcagcatgtgggctccaagCAGCACGTTGgttccaggcagcatgtgggttCCTGCCAGCATGTGGGCTCTACGCAGCATGTGGGCTcaaggcagcatgtgggcttcaGGTAGCATCTGGGGTCAAGGCAGCATGTGGGTTTCAGGCCGCATGTTGGCTCCAGACAGCAAGTGGTCTCCAGACAGCAAGTGGTCTCCAGACAGCAAGTGGTCTCCAGACAGCAAGTGGTCTCCAGACAGCAAGTGGTCTCCAGGCAGCAAGTGGTGTCCAGGAAGAATTTTGGGCTCAAGGCAgtatgtgggctccaggcagcaggTGCGCACCATAATATGTGGGTTCTaagcagcatgtgggctccaggcagcatgtggcctccaggcagcatgtgggctccaggtaGCATGTGAGCTCCAGACAGATATGGGCTCCAGACAAAATGTGAGCTCCAGAAATCAAGTGGGTTTCAGGCTGCATGTGGGTTCCAGGCAGCATGTGGACTCCAGGCAACATGTAGGCTCCAGGAAACATGTGAACTTCAGGCAACATGTGGGCTCTAGACAGCATGTGGGCtctggcagcatgtgggctcaagAAAGCATGTGGACTCTGGCTGCATATCGGCTCTGGCAGAATGTGGGCTGAGCTGCATGTGGGCTTCAGGCACATTGTGGGCTCCAGGCAGAACGAGGGCTCCAGGTAGCATGTGGGCTTCAAGCACATTGTGGGCTCCAGGCAGAACGAGGGCTCCAggtagcatgtgggctccagCTGGTAGCAAGTGGGCTTCAGGCAGCATGTgacctccaggcagcatgtgggctccaagCAGCACGTGGGTTTCAAGGTGCATGTGGGTTCCAGGCTGCAAGTGTGCTACAggtagcatgtgggctccaggcagcaagtTGGCTATAGGCAGCATGTAGGCTCCAGGGAGcaagtgggctccaggcagcatgtgggcttcaCGCACCATGTGGGCTTTAGGCAGCATAAGGCTCCAGGCAGTATGTAGGGTTCGGtaagcatgtgggctccaggaaTCATGTGGTCTCCAGGCAGCAAGTTTGCTCTAAGCAGCAAGTAGGCTTCAGGCAGCATGTGGGTTTCAGGTAGCAAGTAGGCTTAAGGCAGCAAGTAGGcttcaggcagcatgtgggctgcAGGCAGCATTTTGGCTCCAGGCAGCAAGTAGGCACCAGGCAGCAAGTGGGCTCCGGGTATCAAGTGTGCTCCAGACAGGAAGTAGGcttcaggcagcatgtgggcttcaGGCAGCATTTGGGCTCCAGGCTGCATGTGTGCTTCAGGCACATTGTGGGCTCCacgcagcatgtgggctccacgCAGCATGTGAGCTCCAGGCAGCAAGTGAGCTTCAGGCAACATGTGGACTCCAGGCAGCTTGTGGGCCACAGGCAGAATGTGGGCTCCAAGCAGCAAGTTTGCTTCAGACAGCAAGTGGGCTTCACGCAGCATGTGGGCTTCAGGCAGAATTTGGGCTGCGGGCAGCATGTGGGCTTCAGGCAGAATTTGGGCTGCGGCAGCATGTTGGCTTCAGGCAGCATGTgagctccaggcagcatgtggggtCCAGGCAGTATGTGGGTTCCAGGCAGCATGTTAGCTCCAGGCAGCAAGTGGTCTCCAGGCAGCATGTAGGCTATAggtagcatgtgggctccaggaaGAATTTTGGGCTCCAGGCAGTATGTGGGATGCAAACAGCAGGTGGGCTCCAGAatatgtgggctccaggcagcatgtggtcTCCAGACAGCATGAGGGCTCCAGGTAGCACGTGGGCTCCAACCCGCATGTGGCGTCCAGAATATGTGGTTTCCAGGTAGCATGTGGGCTTCAGGCAGCATGTGgtctccaggcagcatgtgggctccagacAAAATGTGAGCTCCAGAAAGCAAGTGGGTTTCAGGCAGTATGTGGGTTCCTGGCAGCATATGTGGATTCCAGGCaacatgtgggctccaggcagcttgtggactccaggcagcatgtgggctctagACAGTATGTGGGCtctggcagcatgtgggctccagacAGCATGTGGACTCTAGCAGCATGTTGGCTCCGGCAGCATGTGGgttcaggcagcatgtgggctgcATGCCGCATGTAGGCTCCAGGCAGCAAGTGGGCTCCTAGCATCAtttgggctccaggcagcatgtgggctccaggcagcatgtgggttACAGGCTGCAAGTgtgctccaggcagcatgtgggctccatgTAGCAAGTGGGTTCCAGGTAGCAAGTGAGCTCCAGGCAGCATATGGCCTCCAGGCAGCATATGGGCTCCATGGAGCAAGTgagctccaggcagcatgtgggcttcaCGCAgaatgtgggctccaggcagcaagtAGGCACCAGGCAGCAAGTGTGCTCCAGGCAAGAAGTGGGCTtaaggcagcatgtgggcttcaGGCAGCATTTGGGCTCCCGGTAGCATATGTGGGTTTCAGGCACATTGTGGGCTCCacgcagcatgtgggctccaggcagcaagaGAGCTTCAGGCAGCATGTGGACTCCAGGCAGCTAGTGGGCTTCAGGCAGAATGTGGGCTCCAATCAGCTAGTTTGCTTCAGGCAGCAAGTGGGCtgcaggcagcatgtgggcttcaGGCAGAAATTGGGCTGCGGCAGCATGTTTGCTTCAGGCAGCATGTGAGATCCAGGCAGCATGTgagctccaggcagcatgtgggctgtGGCAGCATGTAAGCTCACGGCAGCATGTGCGTTCTTGCAGCATGTGGGCTCAGCAGAATGTGAGCTCAACAGCATGAGGGCTTTGTCAGCATGTGGGCTCAGCTGCATGAGGGCTCCGGGCATCATGTGGGCTCAGCAGCATTTGGGCTCAACAGCAAGTGGACTCCAGGAAACATGTGTGGTTCAGACAGCATATGGGCTCCAGCCAGCATGTTGGCTCCAGGCAGCAAATGGgttccaggcagcatgtgggctccatgcagcatgtgggctccgggtagcatgtgggctccaggcatcTTGTTGGCTTAAGGCAGCAAGTGGGCTCAAGgaagcatgtgggctccaggcagcaagcGAGCTCAAGACAGCAAGTGAGCTCAAGACAGCATGTCAGCTCTCGccgcatgtgggctccaggcaacAAGTGGGCTCCAGAGAGCATGTGGGTTTCGGGCAGCAAGTAGGCTCCAGGCTGCAAGGGGGATCCAGAGAGCCTGAGGGCTCAAGGCAGCATGTggcctccaggcagcatgtgggcagaggcagcatgtgggctcagcAGCATGTGAGCTAAGCAGCATTCTGACTCAGCAGCATATGGGCTCAGCAGCAAGTGGGCTAAGCAGAACGTGGGATCAGCATCAAGTGAGCTAGGCATCATGTGGGAtctggcagcatgtgggctcagcAGGATGTGGTGCTCTGGCAGAATGTGGGCTTCAgacagcatgtgggctccaggacGCATTTGGGCTCCAAGCAGCATGTGGGCTTCAGGCAGCTTGCGGGCATAGCACATTGTGGGCTCTGGCAGcgtgtgggctccaggcagcatgtgggctcaggcagcatgtgggctcacgGCAGCATGTGGGTTCTTGCAGCATGTGGGCTCAGCAGAATGTGGGCTCAGCAGCATGAGGACTCTGTCAGCATGTGGGCTCAGTAGCATGTGGGCTCAGCTGCATGAAGGCTCCAGGCATCATATGGGCTCTGGCAGCTTGTGGGCTCAGCAGCATTTGGGCTCAACAGGAAGTGGACTCCAGGAAACATGTGGGCTCCAGGCTGCATTTGGACTCCAGTAaacatgtgggctccaggcagcatgtgggctctggCAGAATGTGGGCTCCAGGCATCAAGTAGAATCTGGCAGCATTTGGGATCAGCAGCATATAGGCTCTGGTAGTATATGGGCTCCAGACAGCATGTGGGCTCTGGCCGCATGTGGGCTCCAGGAAACATGTGGACTCTGGCAGCATGTGGGCCCTTACACCATGTGGGCTCAGCAGCATGAGGCTCCTGCCTGCATGTGGGCATTGGCAGCATGTGAACtctggcagcatgtgggctcagaAGCATGTGGGGCTCAGCAGCATATATGCTCAGCAGTATGTGAGCTCAACAGAATGAGAGTTCAGCAGCATGAGGCTCTGGCAGCAAGTTGTATCTTGCAGCATTTGGGCtcagcagcatgtgggctccagccAGCATGTATTCTATGGTAACATGTGGGCtcagcagcatgtgggctccagcaAGCATGTGGGCTCTGGCAACATGTGGGCTCTGCAGCATGTGGGATCAGCCACATGGGGATTCCAGGCAACATGTGGGCTCCAGGACGCATGTGGACTCTGGTAGAATGTTGGCTCAGCAGCATGTGGGCTTCAGGCACATTGTGGGCTCCAGGCAGAATGAGGGCTCCAGGAAGCATGTGGGCTCCAGCTGGCAGcaagtgggctccaggcagcaagtGGGTTGCAGGCAGCAAGTGGGCTCCAGTCAGAATGTGGCCTCCAGGCAGCATGTAGGGTCCAGGGAGCATGTGGggtccaggcagcatgtgggctccaagTAGCATGTGGGCTCCAGCAGCATGTGGACTCCTCGCAGCATGTTAGCTCCAGGCAGTATGTGGGCTCAGAACACTGTGGGCtctggcagcatgtgggctccaggcagcatgtggtcTCTGTCAGCATGTGGGCTCACGGCAGCATGTGCGTTCTTGCAGCATGTGGGCTCAGCAGAATGTTGGCTCAACAGCATGAGGGCATTGTCAGCATGTGGGCTCAGTAGCATTTTGGCTCAGCTGCATGAGGGCTCCGGGCATCATGTGGGCTCAGCAGAATGTGGGCTCAACAGCATGAGGGCATTGTCAGCATATGGGCTCAGTAGCATGTTGGCTCAGCTGCATTAGGGCTCCGGGCATCATGTGGGCTCTGGCAGCTTGTGGGCTCAGCAGCATTTGGGCTCAACAGCAAGTGGACTCCAGGAatcatgtgggctccaggcagcatgtggacTCCAGGAAACATGTGGGCTCCAGACAGCATGTGGGCTCTGGCAGAATGTGGGCTCCAGGCATCATGTAGAATCTAGCAACATTTGGGCTCAGCAGCATATAGGCtctggcagcatgtgggctctagCAGCATGTGGGCTCAGCAGCATGAGGCTCCTGCCAGCATGTGGGCACAGACAGCATGTGGGCTCTGGCAGCATGCGGGCTCAGCAGCATATAGGCTCAGCAGCATGTGGGCTCAGCAGAATGAAGGCTCTGGCAGCATGTTGGATCTGGCA contains the following coding sequences:
- the LOC138372649 gene encoding uncharacterized protein, with the translated sequence MWVQAACGLHAACRLQAASGLLASFGLQAACGLQAACGLQAASVLQAACGLHVASGFQVASELQAAYGLQAAYGLHGASELQAACGLHAECGLQAASRHQAASVLQARSGLKAACGLQAAFGLPVAYVGFRHIVGSTQHVGSRQQESFRQHVDSRQLVGFRQNVGSNQLVCFRQQVGCRQHVGFRQKLGCGSMFASGSM
- the LOC138372648 gene encoding uncharacterized protein; this encodes MWDLGSMWAPGRMRVPGSKWAPGSKWARDSKWASCSIWASFSNWSPGSIWAPGRKWLQAHCGHQAANGLHAECGHQATCVLHAACGLQAAFGLHAACGFQAACEMQAASVLQAACGLLAATYELQAAFGLQAACGFQAACGIQAASGLQAPCGLQAACGLQAACGLQAPNELQAACGLQAPSGLQSECGLPTEFGLQAVCGLQAASGLQAACVRQAHRELLDACGLQAA